The sequence TTAGTGACCACAATTCTGATTCCGGGAATACGCTGGCCCGCATACTTGCCATCGGTAGGGCTGAGAGGAGTGAACTCCTCTTCTACAAACCGCACACCCCGGATCTCCCGATCACGGAGCAACGCAACTGCCGCGCGCGCTTTGAGCCATGGTGCTCCAACAATCTGGAACGCTGTCGGCGTGCCCCTTCCGACCGACAGATTCGAACCCTCGAATGCGACGATGCCGGGATACAGCATTGCGCTCTGCAGCGACGGCATGTTCGGAGACGGGCGAACCCAGGGCAGGCCGGTCCGGTCGAACCAAAGCTCACGGCGCCAGTTCGCCATTGGCACGACCTTCAGGTTCGCCTTGATACCGAGAACTTCGTTGAAGAAAAGCGCCATTTCACCCATTGTCATCCCATGCCTCAGCGGGGTCGGATAAAGCGCATAGGCCCGCCCCCGCACGGCCGGAGTCGGGTCATTCGGATTGGCGAGTCCGCTGTCGAGCACCGGGCCCTCAACGATGAAACCGGTCAGTGGATTAGGCCGATCCAGAACGACGATCATCTTGCCCGTTCGCGCAGCGGCGCGCATCGAGTAAATCATCGCCCCGACATATGTCCATGTCCGGGTACCGATATCCTGCAGGTCGAATACGAGCGCGTCGAGCTGGCGCATGAGACTATCCGGCGGCGCCGTCGTCTGCCTGCCATACAGCGATATGATCGGGAGCCCGGACTTTGCGTCGATGCCGTTGGCAAG is a genomic window of Gemmatimonadaceae bacterium containing:
- a CDS encoding DUF1343 domain-containing protein, giving the protein MARCFFSGLGFLLLATGCTVTSKRLDPPDELARAKVRPGISVLLSDSIELIRGKKIGLLTNQTGVNEKGESDIDLLRSPRARKANVTLTMLFAPEHGIRGTEDREDLANGIDAKSGLPIISLYGRQTTAPPDSLMRQLDALVFDLQDIGTRTWTYVGAMIYSMRAAARTGKMIVVLDRPNPLTGFIVEGPVLDSGLANPNDPTPAVRGRAYALYPTPLRHGMTMGEMALFFNEVLGIKANLKVVPMANWRRELWFDRTGLPWVRPSPNMPSLQSAMLYPGIVAFEGSNLSVGRGTPTAFQIVGAPWLKARAAVALLRDREIRGVRFVEEEFTPLSPTDGKYAGQRIPGIRIVVTNRTSLQSARVGASLLWAIAKTSREGLKLDELAFDHRFGSPRVREALMRGEDPDAVIDREYRDAFQFRERTRQYLLYR